A region of the Pseudoprevotella muciniphila genome:
AGCGATAGTTCTTTCTCCGTCTTTTGCTTCTAATAGCATTCTCGCAATATACCTTTCGGGAATGAAAGAACAACCATTGGAGAAAAAGATACTCTTATCTACGATTGTAGAATGATTGGAATCTTCACTTTGAAGCAGTGAGATTACCATTTTTTCATCCAACAAATTATTGATGCCTTGCCTTATGAAGCACTCAGAAGCATCAACAAATCTCACCTTCCCTTTATGCTCTTTTTCTCGATTCAAAATGACAACATAGGTAGCAATGTTAGTCCCAAAGAATAGATTATTGGGCAATCTAATTACAGACTCCACCAGATCCTTTTCAATGAGGGTTTTCCTTATAGAAAATGAGAGTCCACCTGTAGCGGCACAAAACCACCCCGACACTATAGCGGCGACCTTCTTCTTTGCTTGGTTATAGGCCTTAGTAAAGAAGTCTGCCTCCATCGTATCGTGTTTGGCATCGCTTATACGAGCATGGAATGGTGGTGTTGCAACAATATAATCAAAAGATTGTCCAAGCCACTCTGACACAGAATCACCCTGCACGCAATGGCTATCATCCTTTCCATGAAGGAGGAGGTTTAATCGCGCAATAAGATACATCTGTGACATCTCTTGTGCGTGATAATCGATCTTATCGTTAAGGAACATGCCATAAGAAGCCAACCCTGCATATGGATTGTAAACAGAACCTTCTGTTGCCCCAAGCAGGCGTGTCATTAGGCGGGTGACTTGAATTGGTTGAAAGAACATCCCCCCAGCCTTACCTTCGTTACGGGCAATAAACGAGAGCACTTCTTCTGTAAATATACCAACTCCTGACTGGAACCAATCATCTGGAAGGGTACACAATATGTGTATAATCTCCATTAAGTCAAGAGGCTCCATCTGCTTTATGGCAAAGAATTTGTTTTGACTTTGCCCTCTTTCTGAGAACGCATTATCAATTTCTGAGAATAGTTTCTTAATCTCAGCAGTCGTTCGTCCGACAGCATATTGTGCCTTAACACCTTTTTCTTTCCAATCCTGTAGCGTCTTTTCCGTGCCACCAGTAACCGCGAGTATGGAGGTGTCAACTACACAGAGAATGAAGTCGTCGGCTTCAATCTCGTTATTACAAATAACAAGCTCTCCTCGCTTAGCCAGCAAAAGGACTTCGAGAAGCCAAAACTTGTTCCTTGGATTCATTCCAAAGAACAAATTGAGAATTCGCTTTAGCTTGTTCTCAATGTTCATGTTGTTTGCTACTTCCATCTTGTTTGTCTCTTGCATCTTTACCATGTTGCTCTCAGTTTTGGGTTTCACATTTGATTTCTGGGCGCAAAGGTAAGTATTACACGTTCAATTTAACTGAACCTATTGATACTTTTCCATATTTTTTTTAATTCTGTCTGCAATTTTATCTCTCAGTGAAGATGGAGCCAATACTTCAAAGCGTTCTCCAAAAGAAAGAAGAAGTTGCTCCAACTCGAAGTTCGGTATCACCTTGATGGCAACTATAGCGCCACCATCTTCTTTCTCCTCAATCACTGTTTGAGATTTATGCAGAGGTTTTGATAGGGTGTAAGGCAGTTGCTCTTTATCAACCCATATCTTCACGGTCTGGGGTACTTCATCCGACTTAACGCTAACTCCAACTATATTGTCGAAATAGTGCGAGAAGTCAATTTCTGTATTCGGGATGAACTTAGCAGAAGTTTTTCCCATTGCTTCAACTCGGTCAAGCGCATAGATTGATATGTTCTTGTACTCATCATTGAGTGCAAATAGGAACCATCTTTGATTGTACTCTTTCAAATAGTAGGGATGAATGACCCCCTCAATAATCTTATTACTCCTATAGGTGTAGTACTTAATCTTGATGGCTTTCTTTTCTGAAACGGCCTTGAACAATGGCGTAAAGAAAGACATGCCTTTCAGTTCCTTGTTCTCATCAAAACCAATAACAGGCTCTGGACGGGCACTGACTGTTTCTTGAAGATGGGCACTCATCTCTTCAACCCATTCAAATCCAGGCATCCCCTCAAAACGGCGAAGCATGGACACAGATTGAGTTAGTTGGGCTATCTCTTCTTCATTCAACGGCGTGTTAAAAATAGAGAAGTGCGGGTCTTCATAGCGATACCTGATTTCACGCCCACTTCGAATCTGTTCCACCACAATATGCCAACGGTTCTCAATGGATAAGATATCGTTACGAATGGTGTTCAGAGCACTGATGGGTAATTCACCACGACGTTCCAAAGCATCATTGCATCTATCAAATATCTCCTGAGTGGAATAGCCCCTTCTACTTTGGAGACATCTGTCAATAATACTTTCCCTGAATGATCCGTTTTTTACGTTAGCCATTATTCTAAAGGACGTACTAATTCGTTTACATTAACTTCCAGCACTTTTGCTATTTGCAACAGCATCTCCAAATTAGGTTGCGTTGTATTCGTCACCCACTTGGAGATGGTAGCTTGGTCTTTGCCTAATTGTTCAGCCAGCCACTTGTTAGTTTTTTCTTTCTCGGCTAAAGCGACTTTAATTCGGTTGAGATGCTTGCTATCCATATTATAATAATGTATAATCCGAGTACAAAGATACATGTTTTTTGCCAAATTTATTCTTTTTGGAGATAAAAATGAGTGAAAATCGCAAAATATTTGAAGAAAACGCCAAATTGTCAGTAATACTGTGACATGACTGATATACTTTTCCCTTATTATTACCATATGGCCACCATTTGGTTGGTTGGCATCTATTTTGCACTTCTTTTCAATAAAAAGCTTATAATGGCATACACAGTAAATTCATGTTTCGAAGATTTCATGAGGAATTCCTGACATCAATTAATTAGAATGGAGTTGATAGTGCAAAAAATACTAGAGTTCCACGACTTATTCCCAAAAGAAAAAGAGTTGGATGTGCGAACAATACTGAAGAAATATAGTCGCGAGTATATTGTTCGTTGCTGTCATGTACTGTGCAATAATTACAGCAATGCTGCCTTTATTCCAGACAATAATAATACTTTTTTCTCAGAGGCAAGCAAGAAACATATTCCAAGTCTAAATGAAAGGATATCTAATTATCTTAATTCAACAGGGCAGGATAGAGTTTGCTATTGTACCGTAAAAACAGCATTAGAGTTGATGCGAGTGGCCTTTTCTATTCCGGTACAAGAGTATAAGAATAAAGGACAAAAAGAAGATTTTGAATATGATATGTTTCGTTCAATACTGATGCTTAATGAACACTTGATGGCTTATACCCATGCTGATAATTTGGATTTAGCATCGCTGTTGTTTGCAAACAACTATGTACAGAATGATATCATTAATCAAAATCAGAGTGATACCTTTGTTCGTCAGGTTACACACTATAAGAAACTTGTGGGTTTCATAGAGAATTATCCTAAATGCGCTAATGCACATGAACTATTCTTGCAAAAGATGGGGATTAACTCAATGGATGAGTATTCCAAAACTTGGGGGGCATTAGTGACACTATCAATGGATTATTTGAAGAGTGGTGTAAAAGCATGTCCTGTCTTTGACTATAATCAGTTGAAAGATGAACATCATCTTATAAGTAAGCCGGTGCTGGATAATCTCTGTATTGACATAACGGCTACTATACCATATGATGCAGAAGATGCAGAATCTAGAGATAATAATGTAGATTATAGAAATTTCCGCTCACACCCTCTGGTGAGGGTTGATGATGGTAAATATTTGATTTATAGTCTACACTTGCTATTGGAGAGACTATATAGCAGTCTATTCTTCGATATAAAGGATGGGGTCAAGAATGCTTTTGGTTTTTATAATAAAGAATTTGTTGAGCGACGGTTGTTTCAACCCGCTGTCCTTGCTGCTCTTTCAAAGTATACGTCATTCTATTTGCCTTCTAAACACGATGTAGAAGAATTGAATTCTCCAGCAGAGAAAGACGGACAACCAGATTTCTATATTAGAGAAGATTATAATATAATACTTTTTGAGTGTAAAGCAATAAGAATAAAAGGTGAGATAAAAGACAAATCTGACATTTCGGAACTACTAGATTTATTGAAACAAAAGCTATATCAGTCAACCCATAACACAGACAAAACACGCAAGGAGAAAAAAAAGCCAGAGGACTTGGGTGTAAAACAGCTTGTTAACCTAATGACTAGAATAGATGAAGATACTTTTGAATTTGATGATAATATCCCAGATGAAGTGGCGTATTATCCTGTTTTAGTATTAGAAGATACTCATCTTGTAATCCCAGGCATATCAAGCATTATAAATTCATGGTATAAAGAATTAATCCATAAAGAACTACCAAATCAAATGTGTCATCCGGTTGTTGTAATGTCCATAAACACGCTAATATGGCATAAACAAGCCTTTGCCAGATTTGGTTTCCATACCATATTTAATAATTATTACAGTAAAGCGGCAAAATATGAGGAAGATGGCATTCTTTGGTCTTTTAATCCTCTTGCAGATTTTGATACTTTTATGAATGAGCACTATAGAATTTCAAAATCAGAGAGACAGAAAATGTTTAATGAGTCATTAAGTGCATTAGGACTAAAAAAGGAAACCACTAGTGTCAATTGATAAAGACGCGAACATCATAGAGCATCTGCTAGAGTTAGAAGAAAAGGTGCTTGGCAAGAAACACAAATAGCGATTTGTGGATTTCTATTTTTGCTTGGCACTACAGCTTCTTTTATATTCTCTTATCGTTCACGTGTATTTGTAAATATCTGATACACAATAGCGTTTAGATTAGAGGAGGTGAAGTAAAAAAGAGAAATATTCAGAAAGCGTGCGGCCCCTCGGGCTGCACGCTTTGATCTTAAAATGAAATTTCGTTATGACGTAATAACGAAATAACGAAAAAAATCAACAAAAAAATGGCAATGCAAATCACGCGCTTCGGATATTATTGGTTAGACACGTGGGTGCTCGCTAATGTCATCCAGTTGGCAACACAGGATTTCTGTTCGCGTTTCCTGAATAACTCGAACGACCCGGGCGGACGACAGTATGACCAGATGACGCAGGCGGCACGCTCTGCCCCTGCAAATATAGCCGAAGGCAATTCGCGCCATGCCACTTCAAAAGAGACGGAGATGAAACTGACGGACGTGGCGCGCGCAACGCTATCCGAACTGGCGAACGACTATCTTAACTGGCTCCTGCGATAGGAGATCATTCCATGGTCAATCCATTCTTCTGAATACAATACCGTCAGTAATATCCGGCTCGACCGACCGGGTTATCAAGATGACGTGCTGCATGAAAGCAGTATTCACATCCTTGCCCAGAAACATAAGTTTGACCGGTGGCTGAAGAGTGATGATTCGATCGTCGTGGCGAACTGTCTGTTAGTGCTCACGGGGCGTTTGGTGATGATGATAAGCCGGCAGATAGAACGCCAGCTTGAGGATTTCAAGGCAGAAGGAGGCTTCACCGAGGGCTTGACGGCAGAACGCCTCGAATACCGCAAACAGCAAAGCGCCCATGCCGATGCTCCGCCGTGTCCGCAATGCGGCAAGCCAATGATCAGGCGCGTGGCAAAAAAAAGGCGTCAACGCAGGCAAAGAATTCTGGAGTTGCAGCGACTATCCCAGGTGCATGGGAACAATGTCGATATAACGATATAACGTCATAACGTCATTACGCAATAACGCCATAACGTTTAAATATTTTCGGCCCGGTCTGGCAGTGCTTCACAAAAAATTTTCATAATTTTGCTCTTTAAAAGCAAAAAGGAAAAGAATTATGACGCAAGAGACTCAGAATAAGCAGACAAACACCGACGGGCAGCCGAAGTTCCATCTTGACACCTGCCCCCTCTGCGGCAGCACGGAATTCGCCAAGGAGCGCACGTGCACGGACTTCTATGCGAGCGGTGAACAGTTCGATGTTTGCCGTTGCAGCAAGTGCGGCTTCATTTTCACACAGGACGCGCCGGACGAGAGTGTGGTGGGGCCCTACTACGAAACGAAAGACTACATCTCGCTGAGCGACACGAACGAAGGCGTGATGAACAAGGTGTACCACGCCGTGCGCAACCACATGCTCAAGCGCAAGAGCCGACTCGTGCAGCAGGCGGCAGGTATGGAGAAAGGCACCATCCTCGACATCGGCACAGGCACGGGCTATTTCCTCCACACCATGCAGCAGGCAGGGTGGAAGGTGGAAGGCATCGAGAAGAGTGCTGAAGGAAGAAAATTCTCAAAGGAGCATTTCGGCCTCGACATCCACGACAACGACTACCTCTCTCAGACCGACACCGCCTCGAAGGACGTCATAACGCTCTGGCACGTGATGGAGCACCTGCAGCAACTCAACGAGTCGTGGCAGCACATAGCACGCACACTCAAGCCGGGCGGCACACTCGTAGTGGCTGTGCCCAACTGCGGCAGCGCCGATGCCGACCACTATCAGGACTACTGGGCAGCATACGACACACCGCGCCACCTCTGGCACTTCCAGCCCGACACGATGAAGGCATTCGGCGAAAAGCACGGTTTCGAACTGCAGAAGATACACCCCATGCCCTTCGATGCGTTCTATGTGTCGATGCTCAGCGAGAAATACCGCGGCAAGAGCGCCACATTCCTCCGCGGTGCATGGCAAGGCCTGATTTGCTATTTCAAGGCACTCGGCAAACCACAGCGAAGCAGTTCGGTGATTTATGTCTTTAGGAAGTAAACTCTTTGAGCGAAGTTTTAAAGAAGATAAAGAATTTCGAAGTTAAGAAGTTAGCGAAGTTAATGAAGTTAACGACGATACTTTAGACCAACAAATAACAGAAAGGAGTTAAAGAATTTCGAAGTTAACGAAGTTAGCGAAGTTAATGAAGTTAACAACGATACTTTAGACCGACAAATAACAGAAAGGAGAATATGTAATAATAATTAGCATTAGGTAACGTCGTTAACTTCGAGCGAAGCGATAACTTCAATAACTTCGTTAACTTCAAAGATAAAGAGGTAACGTCGTTAACTTCGAGCGAAGCGATAACTTCAATAACTTCGTTAACTTCAAAGATAAAGAGGTAACGTCGTTAACTTCGAGCGAAGCGATAACTTCAATAACTTCGATAACTTCAAAGATAAAGAGGTAACGTCGTTAACTTCGAGCGAAGCGATAACTTCAATAACTTCGATAACTTCAAGAAAAAAGAACTACTTCAAGAAAATAAAGAACAACCCATGTCAAGAAGCAATTTCTCCGGAAAATTAGGACTTATCCTCGCCTCGGCAGGGTCCGCTGTAGGGCTCGGCAATCTATGGCGTTTCCCCACCGAAACGGGCGAGAACGGCGGTAGCGCATTCCTCATCATCTATCTGGCTTGCGTCATCGTTTTCGGTTTGCCCGTCATGATTTCAGAGTTCATGATAGGCCGCAGCAGCCGCGTCAGTGTGGGAAGGTCGTACAGTGTACTCGCACCGGGAAGCCTCTGGAAATGGCTCGGACCGCTGCAAGTGCTCACACCCTTCCTTATCCTGTGCTACTACAACGTGGTGGCAGGGTGGACACTATGGTACGCCGGCGAAGCGGCTGTGAACGGCTTCAGCACCATGGCGCAGAGTAGTGAATCGGCAGCGGTGTTTTCCGACTTCTTCGCCGAATTCGTGGGCTCATGGTGGAAACAGATCCTCTGCCTCATCGTCTTCATGGGCATCACCCACTATGTCATCGTGCAGGGTGTAACGAAAGGCATCGAGCGCTCGTCGAAGGTGCTCATGCCGGGACTCTTCATCCTCCTGCTCCTCCTCGTGGGTTGTGCCCTCACCATGCCCGGCGCAAAGGAAGGACTCAACTTTCTCTTCAAGCCCGACTTCTCGAAGATAACAACCTCCACAGTGCTCTCCGCCATGGGACAGGCGTTCTTCTCCCTCAGCCTCGGTATGGGCATACTCACCACCTACGCCTCCTATTTTAAGGACGACGCCAACCTCGGCAAGTCGGCGCTGTCCATCGGCGCCATCGACACATTCGTGGCAATACTCGCCGGTGTGTTCATCTTCCCCGCAGTATTCACGGCAGGCATAGAACCGTCGAAAGGCCCGTCGCTGCTCTTCGAAGCGCTGCCCAACGTGTTCCAGAGCGCATTCGGAGGACTGCCATGGCTGTCGTACATCGTCAGCCTCGCGTTCTATCTCCTGCTCATCCTTGCCACACTCACCAGCGCCATATCCATACACGAAGCCGTTACGTCCTACCTCGCCGAAGCGCTCCACTGGAGCCGCAGGAAGGCTGCAACATTAGTAAGCCTCTCGACGGCTGCAATAGGCGTGCTCTGCGCACTGTCGCTCGGAGCGCTCAAAGGCGAACTCACCTTCTTCGACATGGCGCTCTTCGACATCTTCGACTATGTCACGGCGAAATGGCTGCTGCCCATAGGCGGTATGCTCATCACGATTTTTGCAGGGTGGCGACTCTCGAAGCGGGTGTGGTGGAAACAGATGACCAACAGCGGGACAAAGCGTTTCCCCATATTCCCCATTTTCGTATTCATGATACGCTTCGTATGCCCCATCGGCATTCTCCTTATCTTCCTTAACGAACTCAAAGTGTTCTAAATCACACACACATGACACCTGCACTCTACCTCATACCCTGCCCCATCGGCGCTACACCGACGGAGCAGGTGCTTCCGGCATACAACAAGGAAGTGATCCTCTCCATACGCCACTTCATTGTGGAAGAAATCCGGACAGCGCGCCGCTTCCTCAAAAGCGTGGACCGCAGCATCGACATCGATGCCCTCACCTTCCACGCCATGGGCAAACACGCCGACCAAGCGCTCTTTGCCTCCTATCTCGAACCACTGCGACGCGGCGAGTCAGTAGGCATCATCAGCGAAGCAGGCTGCCCCGCCGTGGCTGACCCGGGCGCCGACATCGTGGCGATAGCACAGCGCGAAGGCATGCGCGTCATACCGCTCGTGGGACCGTCATCCATACTCATGGCACTCATGGCAAGCGGACTCAACGGACAGAGTTTCGCCTTCAACGGCTACCTGCCCATCGACCCCACACAGCGCACACGACGCATCAAGCAACTCGAAGCGCGCGCCCAGACAGAACACCAACCGCAAATCTTCATAGAAACACCCTACCGCAACCACAAAATGCTCAGCGACATTATCGCTGCCTGCCGACCCGGCACACGCCTGTGCATAGCAGCAGCCATATCCACAGAGCAGGAATACATCCGCACACAAACCATAGCCGACTGGAAAAAACACCCCGCACCCAACCTCGCAAAACTACCAACCATTTTTATAGTAGGATAGCGGAGGGTTGAGAGTATTCAGAGTATTCAGAGTATTCAGAGTATTCAGAGTATTCCGAACATTCCGAATACTCCAAAACCTCTGTCTTCTCTAAAGCGAAACGCGGTAGGAATAGCCTTTTCCGCTCTTGTGGCGCGCACGGCCCGAATAGTTGCCGCGGCCGTCGCCTGTAGCAGAGAAGGTCCAGTAGATGCCGT
Encoded here:
- a CDS encoding N-6 DNA methylase; protein product: MEVANNMNIENKLKRILNLFFGMNPRNKFWLLEVLLLAKRGELVICNNEIEADDFILCVVDTSILAVTGGTEKTLQDWKEKGVKAQYAVGRTTAEIKKLFSEIDNAFSERGQSQNKFFAIKQMEPLDLMEIIHILCTLPDDWFQSGVGIFTEEVLSFIARNEGKAGGMFFQPIQVTRLMTRLLGATEGSVYNPYAGLASYGMFLNDKIDYHAQEMSQMYLIARLNLLLHGKDDSHCVQGDSVSEWLGQSFDYIVATPPFHARISDAKHDTMEADFFTKAYNQAKKKVAAIVSGWFCAATGGLSFSIRKTLIEKDLVESVIRLPNNLFFGTNIATYVVILNREKEHKGKVRFVDASECFIRQGINNLLDEKMVISLLQSEDSNHSTIVDKSIFFSNGCSFIPERYIARMLLEAKDGERTIALEHILQPCSRKEIELKEGQHPIVIFPFPELQLSIKSSDIPPKDVNTHVPAYQIDEDCIIVDTRRQPRSVYVKLDGSPAYYMPYYRAFKVDTSIVLPEYLVIQLRQPYMAKQIVDGTGTIVSRGVSVLFMTAKMLLPSLDEQKAAVIRYKEQLLQEMGVHLNELNEKRLKDFEITQRERKHAVGHVLGDIYPAILDVSDFIQLNDSVSKDSIVTRQGDSLEEYVLKIVANVEKVTKMVQHFTDVEKFHSPTPLNVEKSINAYIQKKIAKNYEVVLEYLDEGELIINISEEDLHQVFDNLINNAEKYGFIDKKRYDYKVKITVSSSEDGLKAIIHIRNNGIPASKHFDVNKIFAWGEGHGDGIGCNQVKNIIEHFGGTVNYTEMGNEADGFVCDFEIVLPLTNDINND
- a CDS encoding helix-turn-helix transcriptional regulator; protein product: MANVKNGSFRESIIDRCLQSRRGYSTQEIFDRCNDALERRGELPISALNTIRNDILSIENRWHIVVEQIRSGREIRYRYEDPHFSIFNTPLNEEEIAQLTQSVSMLRRFEGMPGFEWVEEMSAHLQETVSARPEPVIGFDENKELKGMSFFTPLFKAVSEKKAIKIKYYTYRSNKIIEGVIHPYYLKEYNQRWFLFALNDEYKNISIYALDRVEAMGKTSAKFIPNTEIDFSHYFDNIVGVSVKSDEVPQTVKIWVDKEQLPYTLSKPLHKSQTVIEEKEDGGAIVAIKVIPNFELEQLLLSFGERFEVLAPSSLRDKIADRIKKNMEKYQ
- a CDS encoding helix-turn-helix transcriptional regulator: MDSKHLNRIKVALAEKEKTNKWLAEQLGKDQATISKWVTNTTQPNLEMLLQIAKVLEVNVNELVRPLE
- a CDS encoding four helix bundle protein, producing MAMQITRFGYYWLDTWVLANVIQLATQDFCSRFLNNSNDPGGRQYDQMTQAARSAPANIAEGNSRHATSKETEMKLTDVARATLSELANDYLNWLLR
- a CDS encoding four helix bundle suffix domain-containing protein, with translation MANCLLVLTGRLVMMISRQIERQLEDFKAEGGFTEGLTAERLEYRKQQSAHADAPPCPQCGKPMIRRVAKKRRQRRQRILELQRLSQVHGNNVDITI
- a CDS encoding class I SAM-dependent methyltransferase, producing the protein MTQETQNKQTNTDGQPKFHLDTCPLCGSTEFAKERTCTDFYASGEQFDVCRCSKCGFIFTQDAPDESVVGPYYETKDYISLSDTNEGVMNKVYHAVRNHMLKRKSRLVQQAAGMEKGTILDIGTGTGYFLHTMQQAGWKVEGIEKSAEGRKFSKEHFGLDIHDNDYLSQTDTASKDVITLWHVMEHLQQLNESWQHIARTLKPGGTLVVAVPNCGSADADHYQDYWAAYDTPRHLWHFQPDTMKAFGEKHGFELQKIHPMPFDAFYVSMLSEKYRGKSATFLRGAWQGLICYFKALGKPQRSSSVIYVFRK
- a CDS encoding sodium-dependent transporter, translated to MSRSNFSGKLGLILASAGSAVGLGNLWRFPTETGENGGSAFLIIYLACVIVFGLPVMISEFMIGRSSRVSVGRSYSVLAPGSLWKWLGPLQVLTPFLILCYYNVVAGWTLWYAGEAAVNGFSTMAQSSESAAVFSDFFAEFVGSWWKQILCLIVFMGITHYVIVQGVTKGIERSSKVLMPGLFILLLLLVGCALTMPGAKEGLNFLFKPDFSKITTSTVLSAMGQAFFSLSLGMGILTTYASYFKDDANLGKSALSIGAIDTFVAILAGVFIFPAVFTAGIEPSKGPSLLFEALPNVFQSAFGGLPWLSYIVSLAFYLLLILATLTSAISIHEAVTSYLAEALHWSRRKAATLVSLSTAAIGVLCALSLGALKGELTFFDMALFDIFDYVTAKWLLPIGGMLITIFAGWRLSKRVWWKQMTNSGTKRFPIFPIFVFMIRFVCPIGILLIFLNELKVF
- a CDS encoding SAM-dependent methyltransferase, encoding MTPALYLIPCPIGATPTEQVLPAYNKEVILSIRHFIVEEIRTARRFLKSVDRSIDIDALTFHAMGKHADQALFASYLEPLRRGESVGIISEAGCPAVADPGADIVAIAQREGMRVIPLVGPSSILMALMASGLNGQSFAFNGYLPIDPTQRTRRIKQLEARAQTEHQPQIFIETPYRNHKMLSDIIAACRPGTRLCIAAAISTEQEYIRTQTIADWKKHPAPNLAKLPTIFIVG